The proteins below are encoded in one region of Corvus hawaiiensis isolate bCorHaw1 chromosome 3, bCorHaw1.pri.cur, whole genome shotgun sequence:
- the SMIM26 gene encoding small integral membrane protein 26 — MKPARAAVWNARAALLYSLGGWTTLGALIYYSRQNKASIENANDAEANQGIRKEVHTKEYPFGLTVTTEVTYKEVQPPLTRLLRRVVSFFVPNDDPPSEK, encoded by the exons ATGAAGCCGGCGCGCGCGGCCGTGTGGAACGCGAGGGCCGCGCTGCTCTACTCGCTGGGCGGCTGGACCACGCTGGGCGCCCTCATCTACTACAGCCGCCAGAACAAAGCCAGCATCG AGAATGCAAATGATGCTGAGGCAAACCAAGGGATCCGCAAGGAAGTACACACTAAGGAATATCCTTTTGGATTGACAGTGACAACAGAAGTAACATACAAAGAGGTTCAGCCTCCTCTCACTCGACTGCTCAGGCGTGTGGTGTCATTCTTTGTTCCTAATGACGACCCTCCTTCCGAAAAGTGA
- the DTD1 gene encoding D-aminoacyl-tRNA deacylase 1, whose amino-acid sequence MKAIVQRVAQASVTVGGEQISSIGRGLCVLLGISLEDTQRELEHMVRKILNLRVFEDESGKHWSKSVMDKQYEVLCVSQFTLQCILKGNKPDYHMAMPTEQAESFYNNFLEQLRKAYKPELIKDGKFGAYMQVHIQNDGPVTIELESPAATVDPKQLTKLEKQQQRKEKTRTKVPSESSRERNAPRNKDDPSASSGAEGDVSSEREP is encoded by the exons ATGAAGGCGATCGTGCAGCGGGTGGCCCAGGCCAGCGTCACAG tGGGTGGTGAACAAATCAGTTCAATAGGACGAggcctctgtgtgctgctgggcaTTTCTTTGGAAGATACACaaagagagctggagcacaT GGTTCGAAAGATCTTGAACTTGAGAGTCTTTGAAGATGAAAGTGGGAAGCACTGGTCCAAAAGTGTGATGGATAAACAGTATGAAGTGTTGTGTGTGAGCCAATTTACTCTCCAGTGCATCCTGAAGGGAAACAAGCCTGACTATCACATGGCAATGCCCACGGAGCAGGCAGAGTCTTTTTATAACAACTTCCTAGAGCAGCTAAGAAAAGCCTACAAACCAGAGCTTATTAAAG ATGGCAAATTTGGTGCCTACATGCAGGTCCACATCCAGAATGATGGTCCTGTAACAATAGAACTGGAGTCCCCAGCAGCCACTGTTGACCCTAAACAA CTGACAAAActtgaaaaacagcaacaaagaaaagagaagaccAGAACCAAGGTGCCATCTGAGTCAAGTAGAGAAAGAAATGCCCCCCGAAACAAGGATGaccccagtgccagcagcgGAGCAGAAGGAGATGTGTCCTCAGAAAGAGAGCCTTAG